The DNA sequence AGTACAAGACTTAAATAGATGAGTTGGGAAAGGAGCGCAAGTggacaggaaagaaacagaagcaatcTGTAGCAATATTAATAAGAATGTTGTGCAGCCACCAACTTGTATCTGTATAGCAGAAATGCTTAACGAAATGTTTTCTCAACATGAACAGAAATGCAGTGCCACACTTGATGCCTTCTGTTCCCTGGCACTACTCTGTTGCCAAACGCCTTTCAGCACCAGGTACCTTCTCTAGCCATTGGTTATTCTCTCCTCTTCCAATTTGTGGCTCTGCCTTTtgttatgaagaaagaaatacacattgtaaatatatatatatataccgATAGCAGGGTAGGCAAAACCATTAGATCGGATGGACTAAGTCCCTGTTGCAGTGTGGCAGGCAATGTGGGTTCAACCAGTGTTCAAGAAATTGTTCTTCTGATCTCTGTTCCAGGCGCTGGAGGTAAAGCATGTACtcctgtttaaagaaaagaaaaaagtaatttaattacGTAAGCACTCCAGCCCAACGTCAGGCCAATGAACCAGGAGAATATTACAGCTTGTATAGGAACAACAATCTGACCTCCATCTGGAACAAAACTTACTTTTAAGAAGTCACAGTGCATTTGGGCTCATGAGCTTTGTGAACATGAgacacatttgttttttttcaaatgacacCCCATCGCTTTGCCCAGTAGGCATTGCCAGAGTAGAAGCTGTAGCGTAAACCCTTTGCACTGGCACTGTTCCTGCTGTCATCCACTTCACTGCTCTCTGTGCTGACCAGAGGGGTTGGTACAGTGGGTGCCAGCAGGAAGCGTTTTACTGTGCTTTCTGTCCCCACTGCCCAGGGAGAGTTGGCTCAAATCCCTCCAGGAGACCGCACTCTGAATTTGCAAAGAACGGACTCTATAACTGAGAAGATGCCGCACGATAAAAAGCAGAGTCTCGGTCAAAGTAAGATTAAAACACGATGATAACCTAAatgacatattttaaatacaggaaaaggGCCGATCTTGCTGTCTGTAACTGGATTTTTGACTGAAACAGCACCGTGGAAGTCAAACAGTGTCACAAAGAATTGCAAATTAAATTCCTCAGCTCAGCATGATCTGGCGTGATACAAACAGCTTTTGCTTAAAATAGATGAACAGAGGTCGGTTCATCTCAGCATTTGTTTCATTCTGCTACAAAGAATccatagaaaataattttttctgcttgagCCCATGGTAAAGCCATGCACCTTCATTCCCAATGGAAAATCTCCGTGTTCTGCATGGCAGGGgggatagattttttttattggaagatgtttccttttctattgAAAACCTTTACATTCAGTGAGAAAACAAATACTctttatatttgtgttttcttacagAAAGACAGCAttgatgcagaggaaaaaaaaaaataagaagaaggTTGGAATTTCACAACAAGTGTTTGCTGCCAATCGTGGTGGGACATGGCGAGGACAGAGCAGAAGAGGTCAGTAATCAAAcacttctccagccctggatCCTTCTACTTCCCacccagaatcatagaatgcctcgagttggaagggacccatcaggatcatcaaatccaactccctgctcctcacagaactacctaaaactaaaccatatgAATAAGTCATATGCATGCACGTAGCTTCCTGCAAAACATAGGTGGGAGCTGTATTCCCACTAATTTTCCAAAACTACAAGGCTCATTTCCCAACAGCTTAGAAATCAACCCAGTCACGAATGTTGTGGTCAGCAGCAAAGCCTTCTGGTTTTTGGCTCTGCTGTGCAGTCTTCATCGTACAGGATTGTTACCAAGCACAGTGCAACACTCCTGCGACAGCTTTGGTTTGTAGTGGCTgtcacaaagaaatattttcactggGAGAGGTGTATGGCCGGCCAGCCAAGTGGGTTCTTTTTTGGCTGGGATACAATAACCATTGGGAAAGGAAAACCAGGAGATACCTCCACAAGCCAGGCGTGCCTTGAGCTCTGTCCTGCAAGGTATGTAGCATTCTACAGTTCCTACAAAGTCCAGAAGGGTTCGGCACCTTGCTAAACTGAGCCCTTGTAGCCCTCGTACACGCACAGTCTGTTGTGTGCTTTCGAGTTTCTGTGGGGTTTGCTTCTTCAGAGCCGTGCAATTTTAGCACAGCTtatttgctttggaaagaaacaggcagtaattttaaaataccttaagTACCTCTTGAGAAGTGCAGAATTATGTGTCATGTTGTCAAAGCAAGTAAAACAGGAGGCTccttaattctttttcttttgttgtaatgtagtttaaaaataaatacatgtacCTATCCCGTGCAAAAACTATGTTGTTGCGTTAAGCTAGCAACTACAAACTTCTATAATATCACAACAAACCATCCTATCTGCAGCAATTATAAATAAGGGGATAAAAgtaactgattttaaaagcGAGTTGAGAGCTACCTCAATCTCCACAGTGACCGCTCACACCTCCATCTCCCTTCTGCCTCCAGTGCAGAATGTACTGCGAGCAGAAGACATTTCCTGTTATGTAGTTTTTCAGGAACAACCTGATGAAATCTACGTTTCTATAAATGAAAAGCCACTTTCTTCTCAAAATTTAATCGGCATTTTTGAACCGTGATAAATAATTTCCGTGTTCTGCAAGTATATGTTTCCTGAGCAAGATTCAGCATTCACAGAATGCTGCTTAACAGTAATTGAGAGGTTTCTAAAGGGTTTGTAATATATTGTGGGAGAACTCAGCTGCTTAAAAGGGTGATATTAATACAATATTGTTTGTAATTAAATCTATAAAAACTTACTACTAAGCACAAATGTTTTGtgaggttggtttgtttttttctattttagttaatggaatttaaaaataaaattaataaatcacCCTCATTGGCTCATCAGGGAATCCAGCTTTTCTTGGTCTGTCTTCACGACGAGTTCTCAGAATCTGTTTGGCATCTTTTTCAGCCAAAATCGGTGAAGTgtctgaagacagaaaagcagaaattagtTCTGAAATCACCAAAAAGTTAATATTGTATCTCTAAGTTGTAAAATGAAACATCTCCAAACCTGATTTTTGTCTATATACAAAGTGTTCTTTCACTACAGCCCCTTCCCAGGGGATATTGCATTCCAGGAGGTACGAATGgaattttaaaccatttttataCTTGTGCTTTCTATAGTTCTCCCACTATGAAGCAAACCCTATGTTGTTCATATTACTCtctaaaaatgagaaaatataacaGCACCACCTAACCACTGCTGTTAGTAACTCTTCCAATACTTCCTTCTCgtttactttgttttggtttgtagGATTATTTACAATGTAATAAGTTAGACTTTTGTTGCAAAGGGAGATTGCACTGAACATTTAGCTTGCAGGACCATGGTGAAATAATGTAAGCCAGCtcataaaattaaacattttgctATTACAATAAATGAGTACAATGTGgtaatgcagagagaaaaaaatatctaatacAATAGCATGATTgttaaaaaactatttttatattGCAGGCTTTACATGAt is a window from the Cuculus canorus isolate bCucCan1 chromosome 18, bCucCan1.pri, whole genome shotgun sequence genome containing:
- the C18H17orf67 gene encoding uncharacterized protein C17orf67 homolog produces the protein MKILCVFVCFLALMTTFTDTSPILAEKDAKQILRTRREDRPRKAGFPDEPMREYMLYLQRLEQRSEEQFLEHWLNPHCLPHCNRDLVHPI